One stretch of Passer domesticus isolate bPasDom1 chromosome 2, bPasDom1.hap1, whole genome shotgun sequence DNA includes these proteins:
- the OTC gene encoding ornithine transcarbamylase, mitochondrial — protein sequence MLFDRSNFICIAKLAGTSKQLLRQFWYGAPAQMNVDLRGRDLLTLQNYTADELKYLLWMASDLKQRIKHEGEYLPLMQGKSLAMIFEKRSTRTRLSAETGFSLLGGHASFLTTQDIHLGINESLRDTARVLSSMTNAILARVYNHNDLDLMAKEATIPIINGLSDLYHPLQILADYLTLQEHYGGLKGLTVAWIGDGNNVLHSFMTSAAKLGMHLRIATPRGFEPDLRITKITEQNSKESGTKFLLTTDPLEAADSANVLVTDTWISMGQEEEKKERLKAFQGYQITMQTAKSAAANWTFLHCLPRKPEEVDDEVFYSPQSLVFQEAENRKWTIMAVMVSLLTDYSPQLRKPTF from the exons ATGCTGTTTGATAGGAGCAATTTCATCTGTATTGCAAAACTAGCAGGGAccagcaagcagctgctgcGACAGTTTTG GTATGGGGCACCAGCTCAAATGAATGTTGATCTGAGAGGTCGGGACCTCCTTACTCTACAGAACTACACAGCTGATGAGCTGAAGTATTTGCTGTGGATGGCATCAGATTTGAAACAAAGGATAAAGCATGAAGGAGAG TATTTGCCTTTGATGCAAGGCAAATCTTTGGCCATGATTTTTGAAAAGAGAAGCACAAGAACAAGATTATCTGCAGAAACAG GATTTTCTCTCCTTGGAGGACATGCTTCCTTCCTTACAACACAAGATATACATCTGGGCATTAACGAAAGTCTCAGAGATACAGCAAG GGTGCTGTCCAGCATGACAAATGCAATCTTGGCTCGAGTTTATAACCATAATGATCTGGACCTAATGGCAAAAGAAGCCACGATCCCAATAATCAATGGATTGTCTGATTTATACCATCCTCTTCAGATTTTAGCTGATTACCTAACTCTTCAG GAGCACTATGGAGGGCTGAAGGGGCTCACCGTGGCCTGGATCGGGGATGGCAACAACGTCCTGCACTCCTTCATGACGAGCGCGGCAAAGCTGGGAATGCACCTGAGGATCGCCACTCCCAGG GGCTTTGAACCAGACCTCAGGATAACTAAAATAACTGAACAGAACTCCAAAGAG TCTGGTACCAAGTTCCTTCTCACAACAGACCCTTTGGAAGCTGCAGATAGTGCCAATGTTTTAGTCACAGACACATGGATAAGCATGGGACAagaagaggagaagaaagaaagactGAAGGCCTTTCAAGGTTATCAGATTACAATGCAG ACTGCAAAATCTGCTGCTGCCAACTGGACTTTTTTACACTGTTTACCCAGAAAACCTGAAGAAGTTGATGATGAAGTATTTTATTCTCCACAGTCATTGGTTTTCCAGGAggctgaaaacagaaaatggaCAATTatg GCTGTCATGGTCTCCCTGCTGACAGATTACTCACCACAGCTACGAAAACCCACATTTTGA